One stretch of Punica granatum isolate Tunisia-2019 chromosome 5, ASM765513v2, whole genome shotgun sequence DNA includes these proteins:
- the LOC116208819 gene encoding uncharacterized protein LOC116208819, with amino-acid sequence MNRGGKSGRWMRRLKGNTSGGISTAASDSVGGHGASFGSGDGGYAHSSNQCSAAKSIFGAPGCRRHLHLSSKSFASASSLNWKDGLRAGQSEPRRPHTPVKDIGLQQPQSRKKSVSKRDEEIFPFEGGGGSSSYVSVNRRKTRIDLRPRLEQNIMRDDGTTSKLDAANCTSQHDRHPADAYSETRGRNSHKREFKSRRQSIMGNPSTTSSGSPLGSNKVLPFDICLPQGRNLVLEDARMSERDRAEEILQTAKELGQVLRPGMVLLKKYIALREQVKIVKICRELGVGPGGFYQPSFPDGARMRLQMMCLGMNWDPITRAYEEKRPFDGSRPPDIPYSFRQLVERAIGDAHELVVEDMPLKNPRHILPTISPNICIVNFYTTSGRLGLHQDRDESRDSLGRGLPVVSLSVGDSAEFLYGDTRDVDEAKTVVLESGDVLIFGGNSRMIYHGISSIYANSAPKALQDEAGFRPGRLNLTFRQF; translated from the exons ATGAATCGGGGCGGAAAAAGCGGGCGCTGGATGCGGCGACTGAAAGGCAACACCTCTGGTGGCATTTCAACTGCTGCTTCTGACAGT GTTGGAGGACATGGAGCGTCCTTTGGTAGTGGTGATGGGGGATATGCACATAGTAGCAATCAATGCTCTGCCGCAAAATCTATTTTCGGTGCTCCCGGATGTCGCAGACACCTGCATCTGTCAAGTAAATCCTTTGCATCTGCTTCTTCGTTGAATTGGAAGGATGGTCTCCGAGCTGGGCAAAGTGAACCCAGGAGACCTCACACACCAGTGAAAGACATTGGTTTACAACAACCTCAGTCAAGGAAGAAGTCAGTGTCTAAGCGTGACGAGgaaatttttccttttgaggGTGGTGGTGGTAGTAGTTCGTATGTTAGTGTTAATAGGAGGAAGACCAGGATTGACCTGAGACCAAGGTTAGAACAGAACATTATGCGGGATGATGGTACTACTTCAAAATTGGATGCTGCTAACTGTACGAGCCAGCATGATCGACACCCTGCTGATGCTTATTCTGAAACACGGGGCAGGAATAGCCATAAAAGAGAATTCAAATCTCGCAGACAGAGTATAATGGGTAACCCCAGTACGACGAGTTCAGGCTCTCCCTTGGGCTCGAATAAAGTTCTACCATTTGATATTTGTCTGCCTCAAGGAAGAAATTTGGTACTAGAAGATGCTCGAATGTCTGAAAGGGATAGGGCTGAGGAAATATTGCAGACCGCAAAAGAACTTGGGCAAGTACTGAGGCCTGGAATGGTTTTGCTCAAGAAGTATATTGCCCTCCGCGAACAG gttaaaatagtaaaaatatgTCGGGAGCTTGGCGTGGGCCCTGGTGGATTTTACCAACCATCTTTCCCGGATGGGGCAAGGATGCGATTGCAGATGATGTGCCTAGGTATGAATTGGGATCCGATAACAAGAGCATATGAAGAAAAGAGACCATTTGACGGCTCGAGGCCACCTGATATACCTTATAGTTTTAGGCAGTTGGTCGAACGAGCAATTGGAGATGCACACGAGCTTGTTGTGGAGGACATGCCATTGAAAAACCCAAGACACATACTGCCAACAATTTCTCCAAACATATGCATTGTAAATTTCTATACTACCAGTGGGCGACTCGGTCTTCATCAG GACCGTGATGAAAGCCGGGATAGCCTCGGAAGGGGTTTGCCAGTCGTGTCCCTGTCCGTGGGCGACTCAGCAGAGTTTCTGTATGGTGACACGAGGGATGTGGACGAGGCAAAGACAGTTGTACTGGAATCCGGAGATGTACTTATATTTGGAGGCAACTCTAGAATGATATATCATGGCATTTCATCGATCTACGCCAACTCCGCACCAAAGGCTCTTCAGGATGAAGCCGGGTTTCGCCCAGGACGCCTCAACCTCACATTCCGCCAGTTCTGA
- the LOC116208488 gene encoding alanine--glyoxylate aminotransferase 2 homolog 2, mitochondrial-like isoform X1, translating into MQRITAAKRALAAQAHRTFSQSAASLREPELPKMPAFDYTPPPYSGPPAAEILAKRKEFLSPSLFHFYKKPINIVDGKKQYLFDEEGRRYLDAFGGIATVCCGHCHPDVVSAVVKQMNRIQHSTVLYLNHAIADFAEALASKMPGDLKVVFFTNSGTEANELALMMARLYTGCQDIISIRNGYHGNAAGTMGATAQSIWKFNVVQSGVHHTLNPDPYRGVFGSDGEKYAKDVQDLINFGTSGHVAGFISEAIQGVGGIIELAPGYLPAAYSTIKKAGGLCIADEVQSGFARTGSFWGFESHGVVPDIVTMAKGIGNGIPLGAVVTTPEIAEVLTRRSYFNTFGGNPVCTAAGLAVLNVIEKEKLQENAHVVGSYLKERLLSLKDKYELVGDVRGRGLMLGLELVTDRKLKTPAKTEIVHVMEQMKDMGVLVGKGGYYGNVFRITPPLCFTKEDADFLVDAMGYTLSKM; encoded by the exons ATGCAGAGGATCACCGCCGCGAAGAGGGCCCTGGCTGCCCAAGCCCACCGGACCTTCTCCCAGTCGGCCGCCTCCCTCCGGGAACCTGAGCTCCCCAAAATGCCGGCGTTCGATTACACCCCCCCGCCCTACTCTGGCCCCCCCGCGGCGGAGATCCTCGCCAAGAGGAAGGAGTTCCTCAGCCCCTCCCTTTTCCATTTCTACAAGAAACCC ATCAACATCGTGGACGGGAAGAAGCAGTACCTGTTCGACGAGGAAGGGAGGAGGTACCTGGACGCGTTTGGCGGGATCGCCACAGTGTGCTGCGGCCACTGCCACCCCGATGTGGTCTCCGCAGTAGTCAAGCAAATGAACCGCATCCAGCACTCCACCGTGCTCTACCTGAACCATGCCATCGCCGACTTCGCCGAGGCCCTGGCATCAAAGATGCCCGGTGATCTCAAG GTGGTTTTCTTCACGAACTCGGGGACGGAAGCAAATGAACTGGCGCTGATGATGGCGAGACTGTACACGGGATGCCAGGATATCATATCCATTAGGAACGGGTACCACGGGAACGCGGCAGGGACCATGGGAGCCACTGCCCAGAGCATCTGGAAATTCAACGTGGTTCAG AGCGGAGTCCACCACACCTTAAACCCAGATCCATACCGAGGAGTTTTTGGATCTGATGGAGAGAAGTACGCAAAGGACGTGCAAGATCTCATCAACTTCGGCACTTCGGGTCACGTGGCTGGCTTCATCTCCGAAGCTATACAG GGTGTTGGAGGAATTATAGAGCTTGCCCCGGGTTATTTGCCTGCTGCATACAGCACTATCAAGAAAGCTGGAGGCCTTTGTATAGCTGATGAGGTTCAATCAGGATTCGCTCGTACAGGGAGTTTCTGGGGGTTCGAATCCCACGGGGTTGTCCCCGACATCGTAACAATGGCCAAG GGCATTGGAAATGGGATCCCGCTCGGTGCAGTGGTGACGACTCCTGAGATTGCGGAGGTCCTGACTCGCCGCAGCTACTTCAACACCTTCGGTGGCAACCCAGTCTGCACTGCTGCAGGGCTGGCTGTGCTGAATGTGATCGAGAAGGAAAAGCTTCAGGAGAATGCTCATGTAGTGGGATCCTACTTGAAGGAGAGGTTGCTTTCcctcaaggataaatatgaaC tTGTCGGGGATGTGAGGGGCAGGGGCCTAATGCTAGGGCTCGAGCTTGTTACCGATCGCAAATTGAAAACACCTGCCAAAACTGAGATTGTACATGTGATGGAACAGATGAAAG ATATGGGAGTCTTGGTCGGTAAGGGAGGGTACTATGGGAACGTGTTCCGGATAACTCCTCCTCTCTGCTTCACCAAAGAAGATGCAG ATTTCCTAGTGGATGCGATGGGCTATACACTATCGAAGATGTGA
- the LOC116208488 gene encoding alanine--glyoxylate aminotransferase 2 homolog 2, mitochondrial-like isoform X2, translating into MMNDGGNRIENRVDGLFNKFCINIVDGKKQYLFDEEGRRYLDAFGGIATVCCGHCHPDVVSAVVKQMNRIQHSTVLYLNHAIADFAEALASKMPGDLKVVFFTNSGTEANELALMMARLYTGCQDIISIRNGYHGNAAGTMGATAQSIWKFNVVQSGVHHTLNPDPYRGVFGSDGEKYAKDVQDLINFGTSGHVAGFISEAIQGVGGIIELAPGYLPAAYSTIKKAGGLCIADEVQSGFARTGSFWGFESHGVVPDIVTMAKGIGNGIPLGAVVTTPEIAEVLTRRSYFNTFGGNPVCTAAGLAVLNVIEKEKLQENAHVVGSYLKERLLSLKDKYELVGDVRGRGLMLGLELVTDRKLKTPAKTEIVHVMEQMKDMGVLVGKGGYYGNVFRITPPLCFTKEDADFLVDAMGYTLSKM; encoded by the exons ATGATGAATGATGGTGGGAATCGGATCGAGAATCGAGTCGATGGTTTATTCAATAAGTTTTGT ATCAACATCGTGGACGGGAAGAAGCAGTACCTGTTCGACGAGGAAGGGAGGAGGTACCTGGACGCGTTTGGCGGGATCGCCACAGTGTGCTGCGGCCACTGCCACCCCGATGTGGTCTCCGCAGTAGTCAAGCAAATGAACCGCATCCAGCACTCCACCGTGCTCTACCTGAACCATGCCATCGCCGACTTCGCCGAGGCCCTGGCATCAAAGATGCCCGGTGATCTCAAG GTGGTTTTCTTCACGAACTCGGGGACGGAAGCAAATGAACTGGCGCTGATGATGGCGAGACTGTACACGGGATGCCAGGATATCATATCCATTAGGAACGGGTACCACGGGAACGCGGCAGGGACCATGGGAGCCACTGCCCAGAGCATCTGGAAATTCAACGTGGTTCAG AGCGGAGTCCACCACACCTTAAACCCAGATCCATACCGAGGAGTTTTTGGATCTGATGGAGAGAAGTACGCAAAGGACGTGCAAGATCTCATCAACTTCGGCACTTCGGGTCACGTGGCTGGCTTCATCTCCGAAGCTATACAG GGTGTTGGAGGAATTATAGAGCTTGCCCCGGGTTATTTGCCTGCTGCATACAGCACTATCAAGAAAGCTGGAGGCCTTTGTATAGCTGATGAGGTTCAATCAGGATTCGCTCGTACAGGGAGTTTCTGGGGGTTCGAATCCCACGGGGTTGTCCCCGACATCGTAACAATGGCCAAG GGCATTGGAAATGGGATCCCGCTCGGTGCAGTGGTGACGACTCCTGAGATTGCGGAGGTCCTGACTCGCCGCAGCTACTTCAACACCTTCGGTGGCAACCCAGTCTGCACTGCTGCAGGGCTGGCTGTGCTGAATGTGATCGAGAAGGAAAAGCTTCAGGAGAATGCTCATGTAGTGGGATCCTACTTGAAGGAGAGGTTGCTTTCcctcaaggataaatatgaaC tTGTCGGGGATGTGAGGGGCAGGGGCCTAATGCTAGGGCTCGAGCTTGTTACCGATCGCAAATTGAAAACACCTGCCAAAACTGAGATTGTACATGTGATGGAACAGATGAAAG ATATGGGAGTCTTGGTCGGTAAGGGAGGGTACTATGGGAACGTGTTCCGGATAACTCCTCCTCTCTGCTTCACCAAAGAAGATGCAG ATTTCCTAGTGGATGCGATGGGCTATACACTATCGAAGATGTGA